From one Coffea eugenioides isolate CCC68of chromosome 11, Ceug_1.0, whole genome shotgun sequence genomic stretch:
- the LOC113753131 gene encoding uncharacterized protein LOC113753131 isoform X2: MRLVSLRSFQIPAISSCRLMAQSAGSSGGKRLVQVDISSDTVCPWCFVGKKNLDKAIASSQDQYDFKIKWHPFFLNPSAPKEGVNKKEFYRNKFGSQSEQIATRMTEIFKGLGMDYDMSGLTGNTLDSHRLLYLAGQQGLEEQHKLAEELFIGYFTQGKYIGDREFLLESARKVGVEGAAEFLEDPNKGLKEVNEELHQFSANISGVPHYVINGKYQLSGGQPPESFLRAFQMAAADAS; the protein is encoded by the exons atgcgattggtgaGTCTCCGCAGCTTCCAAATTCCGGCGATCTCTTCCTG CAGGCTAATGGCTCAATCAGCGGGTAGCAGTGGTGGAAAAAGGCTTGTCCAAGTTGATATCAGTTCTGACACGGTATGCCCCTGGTGCTTTGTGGGGAAAAAGAATCTTGATAAGGCGATTGCTTCTTCACAAGATCAGTACGACTTCAAG ATTAAGTGGCACCCATTTTTCCTAAATCCTTCTGCTCCCAAGGAGGGTGTTAATAAGAAAGAATTCTACAGGAACAAATTTGGATCTCAATCGGAGCAAATTGCGACCAGGATGACTGAG ATCTTTAAGGGTCTTGGGATGGATTATGACATGTCTGGACTTAC GGGAAATACCCTGGACAGCCACAGGCTCTTGTACCTTGCTGGACAGCAGGGGCTTGAGGAGCAACATAAGCTTGCTGAGGAGCTTttcattggttactttactcaAGGGAAGTATATAGGTGACAG GGAATTCCTTTTAGAGTCTGCAAGAAAGGTCGGGGTAGAAGGAGCAGCCGAGTTTCTTGAGGATCCAAATAAAGGACTAAAGGAG GTTAATGAAGAGCTTCATCAGTTCTCAGCAAATATCTCAGGAGTTCCACATTATGTG ATCAATGGGAAGTATCAGCTGAGTGGTGGCCAACCTCCTGAGAGCTTTCTCAGAGCTTTTCAAATGGCTGCTGCTGATGCCTCCTAG
- the LOC113753131 gene encoding uncharacterized protein LOC113753131 isoform X3 yields the protein MAQSAGSSGGKRLVQVDISSDTVCPWCFVGKKNLDKAIASSQDQYDFKIKWHPFFLNPSAPKEGVNKKEFYRNKFGSQSEQIATRMTEIFKGLGMDYDMSGLTGNTLDSHRLLYLAGQQGLEEQHKLAEELFIGYFTQGKYIGDREFLLESARKVGVEGAAEFLEDPNKGLKEVNEELHQFSANISGVPHYVINGKYQLSGGQPPESFLRAFQMAAADAS from the exons ATGGCTCAATCAGCGGGTAGCAGTGGTGGAAAAAGGCTTGTCCAAGTTGATATCAGTTCTGACACGGTATGCCCCTGGTGCTTTGTGGGGAAAAAGAATCTTGATAAGGCGATTGCTTCTTCACAAGATCAGTACGACTTCAAG ATTAAGTGGCACCCATTTTTCCTAAATCCTTCTGCTCCCAAGGAGGGTGTTAATAAGAAAGAATTCTACAGGAACAAATTTGGATCTCAATCGGAGCAAATTGCGACCAGGATGACTGAG ATCTTTAAGGGTCTTGGGATGGATTATGACATGTCTGGACTTAC GGGAAATACCCTGGACAGCCACAGGCTCTTGTACCTTGCTGGACAGCAGGGGCTTGAGGAGCAACATAAGCTTGCTGAGGAGCTTttcattggttactttactcaAGGGAAGTATATAGGTGACAG GGAATTCCTTTTAGAGTCTGCAAGAAAGGTCGGGGTAGAAGGAGCAGCCGAGTTTCTTGAGGATCCAAATAAAGGACTAAAGGAG GTTAATGAAGAGCTTCATCAGTTCTCAGCAAATATCTCAGGAGTTCCACATTATGTG ATCAATGGGAAGTATCAGCTGAGTGGTGGCCAACCTCCTGAGAGCTTTCTCAGAGCTTTTCAAATGGCTGCTGCTGATGCCTCCTAG
- the LOC113753553 gene encoding ultraviolet-B receptor UVR8 isoform X2, with the protein MDIDEIFGESRPVSLPTKSAVYVWGYNQSGQTGRKGRERNMRIPRQLPPDLFGCPAGGNSRWLDIACGREHTAAVASDGSLFTWGANDFGQLGDGTETGRKHPKKVRQLQSEFVVSVSCGAHCTAAIAEPRQNDGTMSVRRLWVWGQNQGSNYPRLYWGDFAPNTIIRQVSCGAVHVVALSEEGLLQAWGYNEYGQLGRGVTCEGLQGARVINGYAKFLDEAPELVKIVQVSCGEYHTAAISEDGEVYTWGLGSMGQLGHCSLQSGDKELLPRRVVALDGIFIKDIACGGVHTCALTANRALYAWGGGQAGQLGLGPQTEFFSCVPNESEVMLRNLPVLVIPTGVQLVACGYSHTLVSTRDGRIHGWGYNSYGQAANEKSTYAWFPSPVDW; encoded by the exons ATGGATATTGATGAGATTTTTGGGGAATCACGGCCGGTGAGTCTTCCGACCAAGAGTGCTGTATATGTTTGGGGCTATAATCAATCGGGTCAAACAGGTCGAAAGGGCAGAGAGAGGAACATGAGGATCCCAAGACAGCTACCGCCGGATCTCTTTGGATGCCCGGCTGGAGGGAATTCCAGGTGGTTGGATATAGCATGTGGACGAGAGCACACAGCTGCAGTAGCCTCCGATGGATCACTTTTCACCTGGG GGGCCAATGATTTTGGTCAGTTGGGGGATGGAACTGAAACAGGTAGGAAACACCCTAAGAAAGTAAGGCAACTGCAATCTGAATTTGTGGTATCAGTGTCTTGTGGTGCACATTGCACTGCAGCCATTGCAGAACCACGGCAAAATGATGGAACCATGTCAGTGAGAAGACTTTGGGTTTGGGGACAGAACCAG gGTTCTAATTATCCACGGCTATATTGGGGAGATTTTGCTCCAAATACG ATTATTCGCCAAGTTTCTTGTGGAGCTGTTCATGTTGTTGCTTTATCGGAAGAGGGCCTGCTACAAGCATGGG GCTATAATGAATATGGTCAGCTTGGGAGAGGTGTTACCTGTGAAGGCCTTCAGGGGGCTCGTGTAATTAATGGGTATGCtaagttccttgacgaagccCCTGAACTTGTGAAGATTGTCCAAGTGTCATGCGGGGAGTACCACACAGCTGCTATATCGGAGGATGGAGAGGT CTATACTTGGGGACTGGGAAGTATGGGCCAGCTTGGGCATTGTTCCCTTCAATCTGGTGACAAGGAATTATTACCTAGGCGTGTTGTTGCTCTTGATGGAATATTTATCAAAGATATTGCCTGCGGGGGTGTGCACACATGTGCCTTGACTGCTAATAGGGCTCTATATGCTTGGGGTGGAGGTCAAGCTGGGCAATTGGGCCTCGGGCCCCAAACTGAATTTTTTTCTTGCGTGCCCAATGAATCTGAAGTAATGCTGCGCAATTTGCCTGTTTTGGTGATTCCAACTGGTGTGCAACTTGTTGCCTGTGGATATTCGCACACTCTTGTTTCTACTAGAGATGGAAGAATTCATGGATGGGGTTACAATAGCTATGGTCAGGCAGCTAATGAGAAATCTACATATGCTTGGTTTCCGTCTCCTGTAGATTG GTGA
- the LOC113753131 gene encoding uncharacterized protein LOC113753131 isoform X1, whose protein sequence is MRLVSLRSFQIPAISSCSRLMAQSAGSSGGKRLVQVDISSDTVCPWCFVGKKNLDKAIASSQDQYDFKIKWHPFFLNPSAPKEGVNKKEFYRNKFGSQSEQIATRMTEIFKGLGMDYDMSGLTGNTLDSHRLLYLAGQQGLEEQHKLAEELFIGYFTQGKYIGDREFLLESARKVGVEGAAEFLEDPNKGLKEVNEELHQFSANISGVPHYVINGKYQLSGGQPPESFLRAFQMAAADAS, encoded by the exons atgcgattggtgaGTCTCCGCAGCTTCCAAATTCCGGCGATCTCTTCCTG CAGCAGGCTAATGGCTCAATCAGCGGGTAGCAGTGGTGGAAAAAGGCTTGTCCAAGTTGATATCAGTTCTGACACGGTATGCCCCTGGTGCTTTGTGGGGAAAAAGAATCTTGATAAGGCGATTGCTTCTTCACAAGATCAGTACGACTTCAAG ATTAAGTGGCACCCATTTTTCCTAAATCCTTCTGCTCCCAAGGAGGGTGTTAATAAGAAAGAATTCTACAGGAACAAATTTGGATCTCAATCGGAGCAAATTGCGACCAGGATGACTGAG ATCTTTAAGGGTCTTGGGATGGATTATGACATGTCTGGACTTAC GGGAAATACCCTGGACAGCCACAGGCTCTTGTACCTTGCTGGACAGCAGGGGCTTGAGGAGCAACATAAGCTTGCTGAGGAGCTTttcattggttactttactcaAGGGAAGTATATAGGTGACAG GGAATTCCTTTTAGAGTCTGCAAGAAAGGTCGGGGTAGAAGGAGCAGCCGAGTTTCTTGAGGATCCAAATAAAGGACTAAAGGAG GTTAATGAAGAGCTTCATCAGTTCTCAGCAAATATCTCAGGAGTTCCACATTATGTG ATCAATGGGAAGTATCAGCTGAGTGGTGGCCAACCTCCTGAGAGCTTTCTCAGAGCTTTTCAAATGGCTGCTGCTGATGCCTCCTAG
- the LOC113753553 gene encoding ultraviolet-B receptor UVR8 isoform X1, which translates to MDIDEIFGESRPVSLPTKSAVYVWGYNQSGQTGRKGRERNMRIPRQLPPDLFGCPAGGNSRWLDIACGREHTAAVASDGSLFTWGANDFGQLGDGTETGRKHPKKVRQLQSEFVVSVSCGAHCTAAIAEPRQNDGTMSVRRLWVWGQNQGSNYPRLYWGDFAPNTIIRQVSCGAVHVVALSEEGLLQAWGYNEYGQLGRGVTCEGLQGARVINGYAKFLDEAPELVKIVQVSCGEYHTAAISEDGEVYTWGLGSMGQLGHCSLQSGDKELLPRRVVALDGIFIKDIACGGVHTCALTANRALYAWGGGQAGQLGLGPQTEFFSCVPNESEVMLRNLPVLVIPTGVQLVACGYSHTLVSTRDGRIHGWGYNSYGQAANEKSTYAWFPSPVDWCVGEVRKLAAGGGHSAVLTDACSLKELCEFRLSDCVTLSNASKIEDVASRTGSDALARLCERLRAHRYDDGECNYDNDEFGG; encoded by the exons ATGGATATTGATGAGATTTTTGGGGAATCACGGCCGGTGAGTCTTCCGACCAAGAGTGCTGTATATGTTTGGGGCTATAATCAATCGGGTCAAACAGGTCGAAAGGGCAGAGAGAGGAACATGAGGATCCCAAGACAGCTACCGCCGGATCTCTTTGGATGCCCGGCTGGAGGGAATTCCAGGTGGTTGGATATAGCATGTGGACGAGAGCACACAGCTGCAGTAGCCTCCGATGGATCACTTTTCACCTGGG GGGCCAATGATTTTGGTCAGTTGGGGGATGGAACTGAAACAGGTAGGAAACACCCTAAGAAAGTAAGGCAACTGCAATCTGAATTTGTGGTATCAGTGTCTTGTGGTGCACATTGCACTGCAGCCATTGCAGAACCACGGCAAAATGATGGAACCATGTCAGTGAGAAGACTTTGGGTTTGGGGACAGAACCAG gGTTCTAATTATCCACGGCTATATTGGGGAGATTTTGCTCCAAATACG ATTATTCGCCAAGTTTCTTGTGGAGCTGTTCATGTTGTTGCTTTATCGGAAGAGGGCCTGCTACAAGCATGGG GCTATAATGAATATGGTCAGCTTGGGAGAGGTGTTACCTGTGAAGGCCTTCAGGGGGCTCGTGTAATTAATGGGTATGCtaagttccttgacgaagccCCTGAACTTGTGAAGATTGTCCAAGTGTCATGCGGGGAGTACCACACAGCTGCTATATCGGAGGATGGAGAGGT CTATACTTGGGGACTGGGAAGTATGGGCCAGCTTGGGCATTGTTCCCTTCAATCTGGTGACAAGGAATTATTACCTAGGCGTGTTGTTGCTCTTGATGGAATATTTATCAAAGATATTGCCTGCGGGGGTGTGCACACATGTGCCTTGACTGCTAATAGGGCTCTATATGCTTGGGGTGGAGGTCAAGCTGGGCAATTGGGCCTCGGGCCCCAAACTGAATTTTTTTCTTGCGTGCCCAATGAATCTGAAGTAATGCTGCGCAATTTGCCTGTTTTGGTGATTCCAACTGGTGTGCAACTTGTTGCCTGTGGATATTCGCACACTCTTGTTTCTACTAGAGATGGAAGAATTCATGGATGGGGTTACAATAGCTATGGTCAGGCAGCTAATGAGAAATCTACATATGCTTGGTTTCCGTCTCCTGTAGATTG GTGTGTAGGTGAAGTGCGGAAGTTGGCAGCTGGTGGTGGCCATTCTGCAGTATTGACAGATGCTTGTTCCCTGAAGGAGCTGTGCGAGTTTAGGCTTTCAGACTGCGTGACTCTGTCAAATGCTTCCAAGATTGAGGATGTTGCTTCAAGAACTGGATCAGATGCCTTAGCTCGACTTTGTGAAAGATTACG GGCACATCGGTACGATGATGGTGAATGCAACTATGATAACGATGAATTTGGTGGATGA